The following coding sequences are from one Gossypium raimondii isolate GPD5lz chromosome 4, ASM2569854v1, whole genome shotgun sequence window:
- the LOC105784925 gene encoding squalene monooxygenase SE1 isoform X2 — MAGESLIPGGYLKLIELGLEDCVDEIDAQRLLGYTLYKDGKEALVSFPLEKFQSHVAGRTFHNGRFVQRLRKKVASLHNISLEQGTVTSLIEENGIVKGVQYKNESGQVLTAYASLTIVCDGCFSNLRRSLCYPKVDIPSYFVGFILTNCNLPTKNYGAIILAHPSPIVFSPISSTEIRCMVNVPSEKVPSVSNGEMACYLKTQVAPKVLPELYDSFISAIEKKGNIRIAPNKIMAAAPHLTPGALLIGDALNMRHAITGGGMTVALSDVVILRDLLRPLHDLSDASTISKYLESFYTLRKPMSSTINILANVLQKVFSASSNPAMENLQHTFLGYLRLGGMFSYGASAMLCGLCPSPLSLAFHFFSIAIYGVGRLLLPFPSPKRLWDGAKLLWVASSTLLPYIYSEGIRQMFFPLTVPAYYRTPLKRSQKKLHALISSVCWNNSMFLTKSHICY, encoded by the exons ATGGCTGGTGAAAGTCTAATACCAGGGGGCTACTTAAAGTTAATTGAATTAGGCCTTGAGG ATTGTGTAGATGAGATTGATGCTCAACGACTTTTGGGTTATACTCTATACAAGGATGGAAAGGAGGCTCTCGTATCTTTTCCTTTGGAAAAGTTTCAATCTCATGTTGCAGGAAGAACATTTCATAATGGTCGTTTCGTTCAAAGGTTGCGGAAAAAAGTTGCATCTCTTCACAA CATAAGTTTAGAACAAGGGACAGTAACATCTCTGATCGAAGAAAATGGTATTGTTAAAGGAGTGCAGTACAAAAATGAGAGTGGTCAAGTGTTGACAGCTTATGCTTCTCTCACAATTGTATGCGATGGTTGTTTCTCAAATTTGAGACGCTCTCTTTGCTATCCTAAG GTTGATATACCCTCTTATTTTGTTGGTTTTATACTGACGAACTGTAACCTTCCAACTAAAAATTATGGAGCTATTATATTAGCACACCCTTCGCCAATCGTATTCTCTCCCATTAGCAGCACTGAAATTCGTTGCATGGTGAATGTTCCTAGTGAAAAGGTACCTTCAGTTTCCAATGGTGAAATGGCATGTTACTTGAAAACTCAGGTGGCTCCCAAG GTTCTTCCTGAATTGTACGATTCCTTTATATCAGCAATAGAGAAGAAGGGTAACATAAGAATAGCGCCGAATAAAATTATGGCTGCTGCTCCACACCTGACTCCTGGTGCGCTTTTGATTGGAGATGCACTCAACATGCGGCACGCTATAACCGGAGGGGGAATGACTGTTGCTCTGTCTGATGTTGTAATACTTAGGGATCTTCTAAGACCCTTGCATGATCTATCCGATGCATCCACCATTTCTAAATATCTCGAATCTTTTTACACCCTGAGGAAG CCAATGTCATCTACAATAAATATACTGGCTAATGTCCTACAGAAGGTATTCAGTGCCTCGTCCAATCCTGCAATGGAGAATCTGCAGCACACCTTTTTGGGGTATTTGAGACTTGGAGGGATGTTTTCATATGGAGCATCCGCTATGCTCTGTGGTTTATGCCCTTCTCCATTAAGCTTagcatttcatttcttttcgaTTGCAATATATGGCGTTGGCCGATTGTTACTTCCATTTCCTTCTCCCAAACGCTTGTGGGATGGGGCTAAATTGCTTTGG gTGGCATCAAGTACTCTTCTCCCCTACATATACTCTGAAGGAATCAGACAAATGTTTTTCCCTCTAACTGTGCCAGCATATTATAGAACTCCCCTAAAAAGATCCCAAAAGAAACTTCATGCATTAATTAGCAGTGTTTGTTGGAACAATTCTATGTTCTTAACAAAATCTCACATCTGTTACTAG
- the LOC105778884 gene encoding squalene monooxygenase SE1 isoform X2 — protein sequence MVPKSMVEQYIVGVAVVIAPLLGFVFLYYNSLVRFWGLSKLKRRASMEFPKENRINKNGSGEDVGTTDVIIVRAGVAGAALAYSLGKDGRQVRVIERDLNPPDRIAGESLMPGGYLKLIELGLEDCVDEIDAQRNQGYILYKDGKNAPISYPLEKFHSHVVGKSFHNNRFVQKLRKKAASLHNVSLEQGTVTSLLEENGTIKGGHYKDKSSQMLTAYASLTVVCDGCFSNLRRSLCNPKVDVPSYFVGFILTNCKLSDQNHGAIILADPSPIVFYPISSTEIRCMVDVPSQNLPSLSNGEMSHYLKTLVAPKVFPETYDSFISAIEKKDNIKIMPNRIMADAPHRTPGALLIGDSLNMRHAITGGGMTVALSDVVLLRDLLRPLHDLSDASVVCKYLQSFYTLRKPMSSTINILASVLHKVFSSSSDPTIEDIQHACIGYLRLGGVFSSGLSAMISGLCPRPLSLAFHLFALAIYGVGRLLLPFPSPKRLWNGAKLFWVSSNIIFPILHSEGVRQMFSL from the exons ATGGTTCCTAAATCAATGGTTGAGCAGTATATAGTTGGAGTTGCAGTTGTTATAGCCCCTCTTTTGGGGTTTGTTTTCTTGTACTACAATTCTTTAGTGAGATTTTGGGGACTAAGCAAGCTTAAAAGAAGAGCTTCTATGGAGTTTCCAAAGGAAAACCGTATAAACAAAAATGGAAGTGGTGAGGATGTTGGGACTACGGATGTTATCATAGTCAGAGCTGGTGTTGCCGGTGCTGCTCTTGCCTATTCTCTTGGAAAG GATGGACGTCAGGTGCGTGTAATTGAGAGGGACTTAAATCCACCTGATAGAATCGCTGGTGAAAGTCTAATGCCAGGGGGCTACCTCAAGTTAATTGAGCTAGGGCTTGAGG ATTGTGTAGATGAGATTGATGCTCAACGAAATCAAGGTTATATTCTATACAAAGATGGAAAGAATGCCCCCATTTCTTATCCTCTAGAAAAATTTCACTCACATGTTGTAGGAAAAAGCTTTCATAATAATCGATTCGTTCAAAAGTTGCGGAAGAAAGCTGCATCTCTTCACAA TGTAAGTCTAGAACAAGGGACAGTAACATCTTTGCTTGAAGAAAATGGGACTATTAAAGGAGGTCACTACAAAGATAAGAGTAGTCAAATGCTGACAGCTTATGCTTCTCTCACCGTCGTCTGCGATGGTTGTTTCTCGAATTTGAGACGCTCTCTCTGCAATCCAAAG GTTGATGTCCCCTCTTATTTTGTTGGTTTTATCTTGACGAACTGTAAGCTTTCGGATCAAAATCATGGAGCAATCATATTAGCAGATCCTTCACCTATCGTATTTTATCCCATTAGTAGCACTGAAATTCGTTGCATGGTGGATGTTCCTAGTCAAAATCTACCCTCTCTTTCCAATGGTGAAATGTCCCATTACTTGAAAACTTTGGTGGCTCCCAAG GTATTTCCTGAAACATACGATTCCTTTATATCTGCAATAGAGAAAAAAgacaacattaaaataatgcCGAACAGAATCATGGCTGATGCTCCACACCGGACTCCCGGTGCCCTTCTCATCGGAGATTCATTAAATATGCGACACGCCATAACCGGTGGGGGAATGACTGTTGCACTATCTGATGTTGTTTTACTAAGGGATCTTCTAAGACCTTTGCATGATCTATCCGATGCATCCGTTGTTTGCAAATATCTCCAATCTTTTTATACTCTTAGGAAG CCAATGTCATCTACAATAAATATACTAGCCAGTGTCCTACATAAGGTTTTCAGTTCCTCTTCTGATCCTACAATTGAAGATATACAACATGCATGCATTGGATATCTGAGACTTGGAGGTGTATTTTCAAGTGGACTATCAGCTATGATCTCTGGTTTATGCCCTCGTCCATTAAGCTTAGCATTTCATTTATTCGCCTTGGCAATATATGGTGTTGGACGATTGTTACTTCCGTTTCCTTCTCCCAAACGCTTATGGAATGGGGCTAAACTCTTTTGG GTTTCATCAAATATCATTTTCCCCATTCTACACTCTGAAGGAGTTAGACAAATGTTTTCCCTCTAA
- the LOC105778884 gene encoding squalene monooxygenase SE2 isoform X1 gives MVPKSMVEQYIVGVAVVIAPLLGFVFLYYNSLVRFWGLSKLKRRASMEFPKENRINKNGSGEDVGTTDVIIVRAGVAGAALAYSLGKDGRQVRVIERDLNPPDRIAGESLMPGGYLKLIELGLEDCVDEIDAQRNQGYILYKDGKNAPISYPLEKFHSHVVGKSFHNNRFVQKLRKKAASLHNVSLEQGTVTSLLEENGTIKGGHYKDKSSQMLTAYASLTVVCDGCFSNLRRSLCNPKVDVPSYFVGFILTNCKLSDQNHGAIILADPSPIVFYPISSTEIRCMVDVPSQNLPSLSNGEMSHYLKTLVAPKVFPETYDSFISAIEKKDNIKIMPNRIMADAPHRTPGALLIGDSLNMRHAITGGGMTVALSDVVLLRDLLRPLHDLSDASVVCKYLQSFYTLRKPMSSTINILASVLHKVFSSSSDPTIEDIQHACIGYLRLGGVFSSGLSAMISGLCPRPLSLAFHLFALAIYGVGRLLLPFPSPKRLWNGAKLFWVSSNIIFPILHSEGVRQMFFPLTVPAYYRTPPRSKDLKV, from the exons ATGGTTCCTAAATCAATGGTTGAGCAGTATATAGTTGGAGTTGCAGTTGTTATAGCCCCTCTTTTGGGGTTTGTTTTCTTGTACTACAATTCTTTAGTGAGATTTTGGGGACTAAGCAAGCTTAAAAGAAGAGCTTCTATGGAGTTTCCAAAGGAAAACCGTATAAACAAAAATGGAAGTGGTGAGGATGTTGGGACTACGGATGTTATCATAGTCAGAGCTGGTGTTGCCGGTGCTGCTCTTGCCTATTCTCTTGGAAAG GATGGACGTCAGGTGCGTGTAATTGAGAGGGACTTAAATCCACCTGATAGAATCGCTGGTGAAAGTCTAATGCCAGGGGGCTACCTCAAGTTAATTGAGCTAGGGCTTGAGG ATTGTGTAGATGAGATTGATGCTCAACGAAATCAAGGTTATATTCTATACAAAGATGGAAAGAATGCCCCCATTTCTTATCCTCTAGAAAAATTTCACTCACATGTTGTAGGAAAAAGCTTTCATAATAATCGATTCGTTCAAAAGTTGCGGAAGAAAGCTGCATCTCTTCACAA TGTAAGTCTAGAACAAGGGACAGTAACATCTTTGCTTGAAGAAAATGGGACTATTAAAGGAGGTCACTACAAAGATAAGAGTAGTCAAATGCTGACAGCTTATGCTTCTCTCACCGTCGTCTGCGATGGTTGTTTCTCGAATTTGAGACGCTCTCTCTGCAATCCAAAG GTTGATGTCCCCTCTTATTTTGTTGGTTTTATCTTGACGAACTGTAAGCTTTCGGATCAAAATCATGGAGCAATCATATTAGCAGATCCTTCACCTATCGTATTTTATCCCATTAGTAGCACTGAAATTCGTTGCATGGTGGATGTTCCTAGTCAAAATCTACCCTCTCTTTCCAATGGTGAAATGTCCCATTACTTGAAAACTTTGGTGGCTCCCAAG GTATTTCCTGAAACATACGATTCCTTTATATCTGCAATAGAGAAAAAAgacaacattaaaataatgcCGAACAGAATCATGGCTGATGCTCCACACCGGACTCCCGGTGCCCTTCTCATCGGAGATTCATTAAATATGCGACACGCCATAACCGGTGGGGGAATGACTGTTGCACTATCTGATGTTGTTTTACTAAGGGATCTTCTAAGACCTTTGCATGATCTATCCGATGCATCCGTTGTTTGCAAATATCTCCAATCTTTTTATACTCTTAGGAAG CCAATGTCATCTACAATAAATATACTAGCCAGTGTCCTACATAAGGTTTTCAGTTCCTCTTCTGATCCTACAATTGAAGATATACAACATGCATGCATTGGATATCTGAGACTTGGAGGTGTATTTTCAAGTGGACTATCAGCTATGATCTCTGGTTTATGCCCTCGTCCATTAAGCTTAGCATTTCATTTATTCGCCTTGGCAATATATGGTGTTGGACGATTGTTACTTCCGTTTCCTTCTCCCAAACGCTTATGGAATGGGGCTAAACTCTTTTGG GTTTCATCAAATATCATTTTCCCCATTCTACACTCTGAAGGAGTTAGACAAATGTTTTTCCCTCTAACTGTACCTGCATATTATAGAACTCCACCTAGAAGTAAGGACTTAAAAGTCTAA
- the LOC105784925 gene encoding squalene epoxidase 3 isoform X1, producing the protein MAEQYMAGVGGVIASLLGFVFLYCSSLIRFRGLKKLNRAASMGFPKKNRVNKTGKSEGVGTADIIIVGAGVAGAALAYSLGKDGRRVRVIERDLNAPNRMAGESLIPGGYLKLIELGLEDCVDEIDAQRLLGYTLYKDGKEALVSFPLEKFQSHVAGRTFHNGRFVQRLRKKVASLHNISLEQGTVTSLIEENGIVKGVQYKNESGQVLTAYASLTIVCDGCFSNLRRSLCYPKVDIPSYFVGFILTNCNLPTKNYGAIILAHPSPIVFSPISSTEIRCMVNVPSEKVPSVSNGEMACYLKTQVAPKVLPELYDSFISAIEKKGNIRIAPNKIMAAAPHLTPGALLIGDALNMRHAITGGGMTVALSDVVILRDLLRPLHDLSDASTISKYLESFYTLRKPMSSTINILANVLQKVFSASSNPAMENLQHTFLGYLRLGGMFSYGASAMLCGLCPSPLSLAFHFFSIAIYGVGRLLLPFPSPKRLWDGAKLLWVASSTLLPYIYSEGIRQMFFPLTVPAYYRTPLKRSQKKLHALISSVCWNNSMFLTKSHICY; encoded by the exons ATGGCTGAGCAGTACATGGCTGGAGTTGGAGGTGTTATAGCCTCTCTTTTGGGGTTTGTTTTCTTGTACTGCAGTTCCCTAATCAGATTTAGGGGACTGAAGAAGCTAAACAGAGCAGCTTCAATGGGGTTTCCAAAGAAAAACAGAGTAAACAAAACTGGAAAGAGTGAGGGTGTTGGCACTGCGGATATTATCATAGTCGGCGCCGGTGTTGCCGGTGCTGCTCTTGCCTATTCTCTTGGAAAG GATGGACGTCGAGTACGAGTGATAGAAAGGGACTTAAATGCGCCTAATAGAATGGCTGGTGAAAGTCTAATACCAGGGGGCTACTTAAAGTTAATTGAATTAGGCCTTGAGG ATTGTGTAGATGAGATTGATGCTCAACGACTTTTGGGTTATACTCTATACAAGGATGGAAAGGAGGCTCTCGTATCTTTTCCTTTGGAAAAGTTTCAATCTCATGTTGCAGGAAGAACATTTCATAATGGTCGTTTCGTTCAAAGGTTGCGGAAAAAAGTTGCATCTCTTCACAA CATAAGTTTAGAACAAGGGACAGTAACATCTCTGATCGAAGAAAATGGTATTGTTAAAGGAGTGCAGTACAAAAATGAGAGTGGTCAAGTGTTGACAGCTTATGCTTCTCTCACAATTGTATGCGATGGTTGTTTCTCAAATTTGAGACGCTCTCTTTGCTATCCTAAG GTTGATATACCCTCTTATTTTGTTGGTTTTATACTGACGAACTGTAACCTTCCAACTAAAAATTATGGAGCTATTATATTAGCACACCCTTCGCCAATCGTATTCTCTCCCATTAGCAGCACTGAAATTCGTTGCATGGTGAATGTTCCTAGTGAAAAGGTACCTTCAGTTTCCAATGGTGAAATGGCATGTTACTTGAAAACTCAGGTGGCTCCCAAG GTTCTTCCTGAATTGTACGATTCCTTTATATCAGCAATAGAGAAGAAGGGTAACATAAGAATAGCGCCGAATAAAATTATGGCTGCTGCTCCACACCTGACTCCTGGTGCGCTTTTGATTGGAGATGCACTCAACATGCGGCACGCTATAACCGGAGGGGGAATGACTGTTGCTCTGTCTGATGTTGTAATACTTAGGGATCTTCTAAGACCCTTGCATGATCTATCCGATGCATCCACCATTTCTAAATATCTCGAATCTTTTTACACCCTGAGGAAG CCAATGTCATCTACAATAAATATACTGGCTAATGTCCTACAGAAGGTATTCAGTGCCTCGTCCAATCCTGCAATGGAGAATCTGCAGCACACCTTTTTGGGGTATTTGAGACTTGGAGGGATGTTTTCATATGGAGCATCCGCTATGCTCTGTGGTTTATGCCCTTCTCCATTAAGCTTagcatttcatttcttttcgaTTGCAATATATGGCGTTGGCCGATTGTTACTTCCATTTCCTTCTCCCAAACGCTTGTGGGATGGGGCTAAATTGCTTTGG gTGGCATCAAGTACTCTTCTCCCCTACATATACTCTGAAGGAATCAGACAAATGTTTTTCCCTCTAACTGTGCCAGCATATTATAGAACTCCCCTAAAAAGATCCCAAAAGAAACTTCATGCATTAATTAGCAGTGTTTGTTGGAACAATTCTATGTTCTTAACAAAATCTCACATCTGTTACTAG
- the LOC105785083 gene encoding agamous-like MADS-box protein AGL61, whose translation MVSLNQTRSSNTTTKATRGRQKIQIKKLENESSRQVTFSKRRNGLFKKASELCILCGCNIGIIVFSPKGKPFCFGHPDIDMILERYLSKNPNHADGLMMSGDDIAPCLEEFNEESRETLEKLEEEKKRSKEIQKEKEERKMKGLFWWDDPIDNNMGIEELEAYAKALEELRNNVANRASTLMGDVFAMSTAMTVANPDGLGNGFAVQNSGFAVGDTGGYGDFNLGVEGFNFGHGHDLDY comes from the coding sequence ATGGTATCTCTAAATCAAACCAGAAGCAGCAACACCACCACTAAGGCAACTAGGGGTCGCCAGAAGATTCAGATAAAGAAACTCGAAAACGAAAGCAGCCGCCAAGTGACTTTCTCCAAGCGCCGCAATGGTTTGTTCAAGAAAGCGAGCGAGCTTTGCATTTTATGTGGTTGCAACATCGGCATCATCGTGTTCTCTCCCAAAGGAAAGCCGTTTTGCTTTGGTCACCCCGATATCGACATGATATTGGAGCGTTACCTTAgcaaaaaccctaaccatgcTGATGGTTTGATGATGTCTGGTGACGACATTGCTCCATGTCTTGAAGAGTTCAACGAGGAGAGCCGAGAGACATTGGAGAAACttgaggaagaaaaaaagagaagcaaGGAGATccaaaaggaaaaggaagagagaaaaatgaaggGACTGTTTTGGTGGGATGACCCTATTGATAATAATATGGGAATTGAGGAACTTGAAGCATATGCTAAAGCCTTGGAGGAGTTAAGGAATAATGTGGCTAATAGGGCTAGTACATTGATGGGAGATGTTTTTGCCATGTCGACTGCCATGACGGTGGCTAATCCTGATGGTTTGGGCAACGGTTTCGCCGTCCAAAACAGTGGCTTTGCCGTCGGAGACACCGGCGGGTACGGGGATTTCAATCTAGGTGTTGAAGGTTTTAATTTTGGTCATGGTCATGACTTGGATTATTAA